The Miltoncostaea marina DNA window GTCTCGGTGATCGGCGCCGGGCTGATCGGCTCGGTGGAGTCGTCGCTCGACCGCCAGGTGCGCTCGCAGTACGTCGTCACGTCGGCGACCGGCTGGGAGACCGTGCCGGCCGAGGTCGGGCGCCGGGTCGCCGCGGCCGAGGGCGTGGAGGCCGCGTCGAGCGTGCGGGCGGAGCGGGCCCTCGTCGGCGGCGCCGAGGCGGACGTGAGCGGGGTCGACCCGTCCACGATCGCCGCGGCCTACGGCTTCGCCTGGCGCGACGGCGACGACGGCGCCCTGGCCCGGCTGGACGCCGGCGGCGTGGTCGTCTCCGACGACCTGGCCGACCGCGACGACCTGGAGGTCGGCTCGCCGGTCGCGATCACGACCGCGGACGGCGCCACCCTGCGGCGCACGGTGGCCGGCGTCTACGAGGCGCCGGCGCTCGCCCCGCTGCTCGGCGGCGCCGTGATCTCGCAGCGGGCGTTCGACGCGACGTTCCCGGCCGCCCGCGACATGTACGTGCTCGCGGACGCCGCGAGCGCCGCGGCCGTCGCCCGCGCGATCGCGGACTTCCCGGACACGCGGGTCGCGACGGCGGACGCGTTCGCCGAGGACTCCGCGGCCGAGCTGACCGTGGTGCTCAACCTGCTCTACGTGCTGCTGGGGCTCTCGGTGGTGGTCGGCCTGCTCGGCATGGTCAACACGATGGTCCTCGCGGTGCACGAGCGCACCCGCGAGCTCGGGATGCTGCGGGTGGTGGGCATGAGCCGGCGCCAGACCCGGCGGATGGTGCGGGGCGAGAGCGTCATCACCGCCCTCATCGGCGCCGCGCTCGGCCTGCCGATCGGCGTGGGCATGGCCGCCCTGGTGACCCGGGCCCTGCCCGGCGCGGACCTCGAGCTGGTGGTGCCGGCCGGGACGCTGGCCGCGTTCGTGGCCGTCGCCGTCGTCGTCGGCGTGGTCGCGGCGATCGCCCCGGCCCGCCGGGCGGCACGCCTCGACGTGCTGCGCGCGCTGCAGTACGAGTAGCGCGCCCCCGCACGACCCGCCGCCGCCCGGCCGGGCGGCGGCGGGTCGTACGCGCTCAGATCAGAGCTCGCAGGAGATCTCGGTCTCCGCCGCGACGCACGAGTCGGTGCCGAGGCCGCCGTTGGCGCGGTCCCTGCCGGCGCCGCCGTTGAGGCGGTCGTTGCCGTTGTTGCCGTTCATGGCGTCGTTGCCGGTGCCGCCCAGCATCACGTCGTTGCCGCCGCCGCCGTGCATGCGGTCCTTGCCGGCGTTGCCGGCGATGCGGTCGTTGCCCTCGCCGCCGCGCAGCTGGTCGTCGCCGGCGCCGCCGGTGACCTCGTCGGCGCCCACCTGGCCGTCGATGCGGTCGAGGCCCGCGCCGCCGTCGAGCACGTCGCGCCCGGGGCCGCCCAGGATCGTGTCGCGGCCGCCGTCGCCGCGGATCGTGTCGATGCCCGCGCCGCCGCTCAGCCGGCTGTCGTTGCCGTTGCCGCCCGTGATGGTGTCGTTGCCGGCGCCGCCGTCGCCGATGTCGCCGCCCTCGCCGAGGTCGAGCTCGTCGTTGCCGGCGCGCCCGAAGACCACGTCGTCGCCGAAGCTCGCGACGAGCTTGTCGTCGCCGTCGCCCCCGTCGATGCGGTCGTCGCCGTTGCTGCCGTTGATGTTGTCGTCGCCGGCCTCGCCGAAGATGCGGTCGTCGCCATCGTTGCCGCTGGCGCGGTCGTCGCCGTCACCGAGGCAGACGACGTCGTTGCCGGCGCCGCCGCTCACCGAGTCGTTGCCCCCGAGCGAGGCGATCACGTCGTCGCCCGGCGTGCCGAGGATCGTGTCGTTGGCCTCCGTCCCGACGATCGTGGCGAGCAGGCCGCCGCAGGTGACGCCCTGGCCGGTCTGGTGCGGGGTGGCGCCGATCATCACCCCGGCGCCTGCGACCCCCGCGAGCGCGAGCGCCGCGAGCGCGCCGCGCCTCCGCAGCCGGACGAGCGGTGTGGACATGCGGGCCATGGCTCTCTCCTCCTCGGACGACGCGCAGCGGCCCCCTCCCCGGGGGCTCCCACGCGATCAAGGTCAGAGGCGGTGCGAGCCTGTAAAGCCCTCAGCGTTGCGGCTCGCCTGAAATCGGCGTTTCGCGCGTTGCAGGATGCGCGACACGCCGGTCAGGCGGGGCGTGGGGCCGGATCGCCGGCGCCGGCGCGCTCGCGGCCGAGCGCGAGCGCGCCGAGGGCCGCCGCCACGAGGCACGCGAGGCCGCCCACGACCAGCCCGCCCCGCGGGCTGACGTGCTCGGAGATCGCGCCGATGAGCGGCGCGCCGAGCGGCGTGCTGCCGAGGAACGCCACCGTCCAGAGGGCCATCACGCGCCCGCGGAAGGCCGGCGCGGCGGCCAGCTGCAGGGTGGTGTTGCCGACCGCGAGGAAGGCCACGCTCGTGCCGCCCACGACGGTCAGGGCCAGCAGGGCGACGCCGAGCGACGGCGCCATGGCCGTGAGCAGGATCGCGCCGCCGAAGGCCGCCGCGGCCACGGTCAGCGCGTGGAGCCCCGTGCGGCCGTGGCCGGCCACGACCAGGCCGCCGACGATCGCGCCGGCGCCCATCGCGGAGGTCAGCAGGCCGTAGGTGCCGGCGCCGCCGCCGAACGGGCCGGCCGCGAGCAGCGGCAGGACCACCGAGAACTCGTAGGCCAGCGTGCCCACCACGGCGAGCATCAGCAGCGGCACCAGCAGCTGCGGCGTGCGCGCCACGTACGCGAGCCCCTGGCGCACCTGGCCCGGCTCGCGGGCGGCGCGCGGCCCACGCTGGAGCGCCGCCACGTCCATGCCCGCCAGCGCCGCGATGACCGCGGCGTAGCTGGCGGCGTTGATCAGGAACGGGATGCCGGTGCCGAGCACGGCGATGAGCACCCCCGCCACGGCGGGCCCGACGGCGCGCGCCGAGTTGACCAGCACGGAGTTGAGGCTCACGGCGTTGCGCAGGCGCTCGGGACCGACCATCTCGTTGACGAAGCTCTGGCGCGCCGGGTTGTCCACCGCCGTCACCATGCCCAGGGCCAGCGCCAGGGCGCCGACCATCCAGACCTGCACGACGCCGGTCACGGTGAGCAGGCCGAGGCTCAGGGCGATGGCCGCGAAGGCGGCCTGGGTGGCGATCAGCAGCCGGCGCTTGTCCAGCCGGTCGGCGAGCAGCCCGCCGTACGGGCCGAGCAGCAGGATCGGCAGGAACTGGGCTGCGGCCACGGCGCCGAGCGCCGTGCCGGAGCCGGTCAGCTCGAGCACGAGCCAGCCCTGGGCGACGGTCTGCATCCAGGTGCCGACGAGGCTGACGGCCTGGCCGGCGAAGTACCTGCGGTAGTTGGGCGCGGCCAGCGCGGCGAAGGTGCCGCCGGCCCATCGCCGCATCACGCGTCCTCCCCGGCGCGGGCGAGCGCCTCGAGGGCGGGCAGGGCGGCGGCGAGCCGGGCGACGTCGGCCTCGTCCAGGCCCTCGAGCCAGGCGAGCAGGCGCGCGGCGCGGGCGGCGCGCAGGCGGGCCACCCGGCGGCGGCCGGCGGGCGTGGCGCGCGCGATCGTGCAGCGCGCGTCGTCCGGGCTGGGCCCCCGCTCCACCAGCCCGAGGCCCTCGAGGTGCGCGAGCACCCGCGAGAGCATCGTGGGGTGCATCGCCTCCGCGGCCGCCAGGCGGCCCGCCCCGGACGGCCCCTCGCGCACGAGCGTGGCCAGCACGCTCGACTGCCCCGGGCTCAGGTCCTCATCGGACGCCGTGGTGCGCAGCAGGCGCGCCGTGCGCATGACGGCGTCGCGCAGGCGGATGACGGACTCCTCGTCCATGCGGGGCGGCGCGGGGGGGCGGGTCGTGACGGGCTCCTGAAATTTGCTTGCCGTGTGGCAAGTGTAGCGCCGTCGTCCAGCCCGGCGCCCGGGCGCCGACGGCCCGCCGCGGCCTACCATCCCGGGGTGGCCGCCCCCGCCCCCGACCCCGTCGCCGCGCTGCGGGAGCGGCGCTGGAGGGTGCTCGCCGTGACCGGGCTCGGCGCGTTCCTGGGGCCGCTGGACGTGACCGTGGTCGCCCTGGCGCTGCCCGCCATGGGCCGCGAGCTGGGCCTGTCGTTCTCGGCCGCCATCTGGGTGCAGGCGGGCTACCTGCTGCCGTACGCCCTCGTGCTGGTGCCGGCCGGGCGGCTCGCCGACCAGCTCGGACGGCTGCGCGTCTGGCGGGTGGGGATCCTGGTGTTCGCCCTGTCGTCGGCCATGTGCGCGGTGAGCCCCGACGACGCCTGGCTGCTCGCCTGGCGGGCGGTGCAGGGCACCGGGGCGGCGATGCTGGCGGCCACCTCGACCGCCCTCGTGACCGCCGTCTTCCCGCCGCGCGAGCGCGGCCGCGCGCTGGGGCTCAACGTGATGGCGCTCTACCTCGGGCTGGCGCTCGGGCCGCTCGTGGGCGGCCTGCTCGTGGACCACGCCGGGTGGCGCTGGATCTTCCTGGTCAACCTGCCGGTCGCGGCGATCGCG harbors:
- a CDS encoding calcium-binding protein; amino-acid sequence: MARMSTPLVRLRRRGALAALALAGVAGAGVMIGATPHQTGQGVTCGGLLATIVGTEANDTILGTPGDDVIASLGGNDSVSGGAGNDVVCLGDGDDRASGNDGDDRIFGEAGDDNINGSNGDDRIDGGDGDDKLVASFGDDVVFGRAGNDELDLGEGGDIGDGGAGNDTITGGNGNDSRLSGGAGIDTIRGDGGRDTILGGPGRDVLDGGAGLDRIDGQVGADEVTGGAGDDQLRGGEGNDRIAGNAGKDRMHGGGGNDVMLGGTGNDAMNGNNGNDRLNGGAGRDRANGGLGTDSCVAAETEISCEL
- a CDS encoding MFS transporter produces the protein MRRWAGGTFAALAAPNYRRYFAGQAVSLVGTWMQTVAQGWLVLELTGSGTALGAVAAAQFLPILLLGPYGGLLADRLDKRRLLIATQAAFAAIALSLGLLTVTGVVQVWMVGALALALGMVTAVDNPARQSFVNEMVGPERLRNAVSLNSVLVNSARAVGPAVAGVLIAVLGTGIPFLINAASYAAVIAALAGMDVAALQRGPRAAREPGQVRQGLAYVARTPQLLVPLLMLAVVGTLAYEFSVVLPLLAAGPFGGGAGTYGLLTSAMGAGAIVGGLVVAGHGRTGLHALTVAAAAFGGAILLTAMAPSLGVALLALTVVGGTSVAFLAVGNTTLQLAAAPAFRGRVMALWTVAFLGSTPLGAPLIGAISEHVSPRGGLVVGGLACLVAAALGALALGRERAGAGDPAPRPA
- a CDS encoding MarR family winged helix-turn-helix transcriptional regulator; amino-acid sequence: MDEESVIRLRDAVMRTARLLRTTASDEDLSPGQSSVLATLVREGPSGAGRLAAAEAMHPTMLSRVLAHLEGLGLVERGPSPDDARCTIARATPAGRRRVARLRAARAARLLAWLEGLDEADVARLAAALPALEALARAGEDA